From the Sphingomonas mesophila genome, one window contains:
- a CDS encoding pyruvate dehydrogenase complex dihydrolipoamide acetyltransferase, with product MPIELKMPALSPTMEEGTLAKWLIKEGDTVASGDILAEIETDKATMEFEAVDEGKVLKILVAEGSDGVKVGTPIAMIGEEGEEGGVAGAATAPAQAPAPADTDKEQPSPGQPAAGGSYAPTAAPPAPGGGETPTAPASPAQSGGGDGDTGYRPPPIPKGEPAARANDSARIKASPLARRLAEAQGIDLSTITGSGPGGRIVRADLGDKGGGRPSQVQPAAAPAPALQPQASQVDPGEIPHEAVKLSNMRKTIARRLTESKQQVPHIYLTVDVQLDRLLKLRAELNDGLASRGVKLSVNDMLIKALALALIEVPECNVSFAGDTLIKYSRADISVAVSIPGGLITPIIAGANDKTLSKISTEMGELAGRAKEGKLQPHEYQGGTASLSNMGMFGIKQFEAVINPPQGMIMAIGAGEKRPFVIADSLQIATVMSATGSFDHRAIDGADGARLMQAFRALCERPMGLVA from the coding sequence ATGCCGATCGAACTGAAGATGCCCGCTCTGTCGCCGACGATGGAGGAAGGCACGCTCGCCAAATGGCTGATCAAGGAGGGCGACACGGTCGCCAGCGGCGACATCCTGGCCGAGATCGAGACCGACAAGGCGACGATGGAGTTCGAAGCGGTCGACGAGGGCAAGGTGCTCAAAATCCTCGTCGCCGAGGGCAGCGACGGAGTGAAGGTCGGAACCCCGATCGCAATGATCGGCGAGGAAGGCGAAGAGGGCGGTGTGGCGGGCGCCGCCACCGCTCCCGCCCAGGCCCCCGCTCCGGCCGACACGGACAAGGAGCAGCCATCGCCGGGGCAGCCAGCGGCCGGCGGTTCCTATGCACCCACCGCCGCTCCGCCCGCACCCGGCGGTGGCGAGACGCCCACTGCCCCTGCGTCCCCGGCGCAGTCCGGCGGCGGGGACGGCGACACCGGTTACCGACCGCCGCCCATCCCCAAGGGCGAACCCGCCGCACGGGCGAATGACAGCGCGCGGATCAAGGCATCGCCGCTCGCGCGGCGGCTTGCCGAGGCGCAGGGCATTGATCTCTCGACGATCACCGGCAGCGGACCAGGCGGGCGTATCGTCCGTGCTGACCTTGGCGACAAGGGCGGCGGTCGGCCAAGCCAGGTGCAGCCCGCCGCTGCTCCTGCCCCGGCACTCCAGCCGCAGGCCTCCCAGGTCGACCCCGGCGAGATCCCGCATGAGGCGGTGAAGCTCAGCAACATGCGCAAGACCATCGCGCGGCGGCTGACCGAGTCGAAGCAGCAGGTCCCGCACATCTATCTGACCGTCGACGTGCAGCTCGACCGGCTCTTGAAGCTCCGCGCCGAGCTCAACGATGGGCTCGCCAGCCGCGGCGTCAAACTCAGCGTCAACGACATGCTGATCAAGGCGCTGGCGCTGGCGCTGATCGAGGTCCCGGAATGCAACGTCAGCTTCGCGGGCGACACTTTGATCAAGTATAGCCGGGCCGACATCTCTGTCGCGGTGAGCATCCCCGGAGGACTGATCACGCCGATCATCGCGGGAGCGAACGACAAGACGCTGAGCAAGATCTCGACCGAAATGGGCGAGCTCGCCGGTCGCGCCAAGGAGGGAAAGCTCCAGCCACACGAATATCAGGGCGGCACCGCGTCCCTCAGCAACATGGGAATGTTTGGGATCAAGCAGTTCGAAGCGGTGATCAATCCGCCGCAGGGCATGATCATGGCCATCGGAGCCGGCGAAAAGCGGCCGTTCGTGATCGCCGATTCGCTCCAGATCGCGACTGTTATGTCGGCGACCGGGAGCTTCGACCATCGCGCCATCGACGGCGCCGACGGGGCGCGCCTGATGCAGGCGTTCCGAGCGCTGTGCGAGCGGCCGATGGGATTGGTCGCCTAA
- a CDS encoding acyl-CoA thioesterase: MSERIPLIRVTAMPADTNPYGGVFGGWLMSQMALAAGSLASRTARGKCVVVAATDLAFPGAPAVGDEISVYAEIARQGRTSLTIRTEAECRERDGARTFAVASGTFTFVALDDNDRPRAVPALEEQNG, encoded by the coding sequence GTGAGCGAACGCATTCCCCTTATCCGGGTCACCGCCATGCCGGCCGATACCAACCCTTATGGCGGAGTGTTCGGCGGCTGGCTGATGAGTCAGATGGCGCTCGCCGCCGGAAGCCTCGCTTCGCGCACCGCGCGCGGCAAGTGCGTGGTGGTCGCCGCGACCGATCTCGCCTTTCCCGGCGCTCCGGCGGTCGGCGACGAGATTTCGGTCTATGCCGAAATAGCTCGGCAGGGGCGGACCAGCCTCACCATCCGCACCGAGGCAGAATGCCGCGAGCGCGACGGGGCGCGAACCTTTGCGGTGGCGAGCGGCACCTTCACCTTCGTCGCGCTCGACGACAACGACCGGCCGCGCGCGGTTCCGGCGCTAGAGGAACAAAATGGCTGA